In Oligoflexus sp., a single window of DNA contains:
- a CDS encoding Hint domain-containing protein — protein sequence MKRSSVLTVILCLAGGASTALAVDFPPKKERPEPVGDPVFPKPKNPSHPTTFYASMVPLNLGKIKDRCEEDSLSGPEAWERLQWLKACHKGLLVATYNSINGDDGTTDDQKIATIESEWFFVGGDRNKPKVRPNYLTFGTATYENPLQWYAPRAASAACTEFPAGYQVLGECTSSCYEPDQKLLFSDGEKPIGEALERLEDQVMTLTDESTLDFVNLQSRKVKHYTRSATPTKHQILTISSQSGGELKVTKNHPLLTSEGLMIEAGNLKVGDRLVQIDGQSDAIVAISEKEYFGRVFNIQPEADSQPGQIVIAQGFLSGSSWFQNDGYEYVNRLILRRNVPEELFQEEEAVP from the coding sequence ATGAAACGTTCATCCGTGCTGACAGTCATTCTGTGTTTAGCGGGTGGAGCATCGACGGCCCTGGCTGTGGATTTTCCACCGAAAAAGGAACGGCCTGAACCGGTCGGTGATCCCGTTTTTCCCAAACCCAAGAATCCCTCGCATCCGACTACTTTTTATGCGTCGATGGTGCCTTTGAATCTTGGAAAAATCAAAGATCGTTGTGAAGAGGACAGTCTGTCCGGACCTGAAGCATGGGAACGTCTCCAGTGGCTGAAGGCTTGTCATAAGGGTCTGCTCGTCGCCACCTACAACAGCATCAATGGTGACGATGGGACGACGGATGACCAGAAAATCGCGACGATCGAAAGCGAATGGTTTTTTGTCGGCGGTGATCGCAACAAACCGAAAGTCCGCCCCAATTACCTGACTTTCGGCACCGCCACCTATGAGAATCCCCTGCAGTGGTATGCGCCGCGCGCAGCGTCCGCCGCCTGCACGGAATTCCCTGCAGGTTACCAGGTGCTGGGGGAATGCACCTCGTCATGCTATGAGCCTGATCAGAAGTTGCTCTTCAGTGACGGCGAAAAGCCGATTGGCGAAGCGCTGGAACGCCTGGAGGATCAGGTCATGACCCTGACCGATGAGTCCACGCTCGATTTTGTGAATCTGCAAAGTCGCAAGGTGAAACACTACACTAGGAGTGCCACGCCGACAAAGCATCAAATCCTGACGATCAGTTCGCAAAGCGGTGGTGAGCTCAAGGTCACAAAAAATCATCCGCTTTTGACGTCTGAGGGCTTGATGATTGAAGCGGGGAATCTTAAAGTAGGGGACAGATTGGTGCAGATCGATGGACAATCCGATGCGATCGTCGCGATCAGCGAAAAGGAATACTTCGGCCGGGTGTTCAATATTCAGCCCGAAGCGGATTCCCAACCAGGGCAGATCGTGATCGCGCAGGGTTTTTTAAGCGGATCCTCCTGGTTTCAGAATGATGGCTACGAATATGTGAATCGACTGATCCTCCGAAGGAACGTTCCCGAGGAACTGTTCCAAGAGGAAGAAGCTGTCCCATGA
- a CDS encoding BON domain-containing protein — protein sequence MFEQSHENEDRYTQQGRRSQSPFNDRRSYSRGQDDRFEDRYRYRGQDSERRYTRPDYDSDLDIERPGQAHFGSRGGADYGREYNQDHAWQRPYRSQGSGDRYGYEGSRGNYDFSRGGVDYGSYGRGMSDWGRGLGDYGHQQSNQGRGSSEYGRDYSTGSGMGHADWNRLGSDDRDQNQGWGRRSYDQQGQQSSWNEQRSRWPKSYKRSDERIKDDIHEELIRHGRIDASDVEVQVKDGEVTLTGQVSSRQDKRVAEELAEKVLGVHDVQNQLRVRNQQQGSSSSASSPNLPGTNRMSVAGQQQQDPNKSTVNSTNR from the coding sequence ATGTTTGAGCAAAGCCATGAAAATGAAGATCGCTACACTCAACAGGGTCGCCGTTCGCAGTCGCCTTTCAATGATCGCCGCAGCTATTCGCGGGGCCAGGATGATCGCTTTGAAGATCGCTACCGCTATCGCGGCCAGGATTCCGAACGCCGCTACACCCGACCTGACTATGATAGCGACCTCGATATAGAACGCCCAGGCCAGGCCCATTTCGGATCCCGCGGGGGTGCGGACTACGGCCGTGAATATAATCAGGACCACGCGTGGCAACGGCCTTACCGCTCGCAAGGGTCGGGTGACCGTTATGGTTATGAAGGATCGCGCGGCAACTACGACTTCAGCCGCGGCGGAGTCGATTACGGCAGCTACGGTCGCGGCATGTCCGATTGGGGACGTGGCCTTGGTGACTATGGCCATCAGCAAAGCAATCAGGGCCGCGGTTCTTCCGAGTATGGCCGTGATTATAGCACAGGCTCAGGCATGGGCCATGCCGATTGGAATCGCCTTGGTTCCGATGATAGAGACCAAAATCAGGGCTGGGGTCGCCGCTCTTATGACCAGCAGGGTCAGCAGTCGTCCTGGAACGAACAGAGAAGTCGCTGGCCCAAAAGCTATAAGCGCAGCGACGAGAGAATCAAGGATGATATTCATGAGGAACTGATTCGTCATGGACGCATCGACGCTTCGGATGTCGAAGTCCAGGTCAAAGATGGTGAAGTAACGCTGACCGGTCAGGTCTCTTCACGCCAGGACAAGCGCGTTGCAGAGGAACTGGCCGAAAAAGTGTTGGGCGTTCATGACGTTCAGAATCAGCTGCGCGTGCGGAATCAGCAGCAAGGCAGCAGCAGCTCGGCCAGCAGCCCGAACCTTCCTGGCACCAATCGCATGTCGGTCGCAGGTCAGCAGCAGCAGGATCCCAACAAATCCACTGTGAATTCCACCAACAGATAA